A DNA window from Gillisia sp. Hel1_33_143 contains the following coding sequences:
- a CDS encoding monovalent cation:proton antiporter-2 (CPA2) family protein yields the protein MSGSILFEAIVFLAAAIICVPLVKKLGLSSVIGYLLAGILIGPYIFGFIGHEGEDILEFAEFGVVMMLFLIGLEIQPSNFWKMRKIILGMGFTQVFGTMLLTYLIFYALNLEWHISLTIAMAVALSSTAITLQTNKEKGLMNTSYGASSFSILLFQDIIVIIMLGLLPLLSEISTADTPVVDASKAHENLLDNLPIGLQALSIISSVVLIIFTGRYLIVPMLRLVAKTEVRELLVAAALLIVVGISYVMGLVGLSPALGAFLGGVVLATSEFKHELESTLDPFKGLLLGLFFMAVGASINFRVIAEEPLLIAALVIGVIVVKASILYIVGLIFKLKLDQRLLLTVGLAQIGEFAFVLISFAFQLNIFNQDQMDILLVVTALTMTLTPILWIINERLVLPKIGTIESIKRPMDSIEQKHKVILLGFGHFGSTIGRFLRAHGVKTTVIEQNSNRVDFLRKMGFEVYYGDVSRLDLLESAGIAEADFLISALDNPDLTPGLMKKLKSKYPDLKLMVRARNRDDAYKLHNIGIDDIYRESLDTSVKMASDLLFYMGFDAGATKEQADKFIKLDTESLKRLAATPKDDKKYIFQAREEIAQQEKLLVEDLKIGSSEIIK from the coding sequence ATGAGTGGAAGTATTCTTTTTGAAGCTATAGTCTTTCTTGCCGCAGCTATTATTTGTGTTCCGTTGGTAAAAAAGTTAGGATTAAGTTCTGTTATTGGATATCTACTTGCTGGAATTCTTATTGGCCCCTACATTTTTGGTTTTATTGGTCACGAAGGAGAAGACATTTTAGAATTTGCAGAATTTGGAGTGGTTATGATGCTTTTCCTTATAGGTTTGGAGATTCAACCTAGCAATTTTTGGAAGATGCGAAAGATAATCTTGGGGATGGGATTCACTCAAGTTTTTGGTACCATGCTCCTCACCTATCTAATATTTTATGCTCTGAATCTAGAATGGCATATATCGCTCACTATTGCCATGGCGGTAGCGCTTTCTTCTACTGCCATAACATTGCAAACTAACAAAGAGAAGGGTTTGATGAATACTTCCTACGGCGCTTCCTCTTTTTCAATCTTACTTTTTCAGGATATTATAGTCATTATAATGCTTGGATTACTCCCTTTATTATCAGAAATATCTACAGCAGATACTCCCGTTGTAGATGCGAGCAAAGCGCATGAAAATCTTCTTGACAACCTACCAATAGGATTGCAGGCATTATCTATTATATCTTCTGTGGTACTGATAATATTTACCGGTAGATATTTAATTGTTCCTATGTTAAGATTGGTTGCTAAAACTGAAGTTCGAGAACTTCTGGTAGCTGCAGCTTTATTAATAGTTGTAGGTATATCTTATGTTATGGGTTTGGTTGGGTTGAGTCCTGCTCTGGGAGCTTTCCTTGGCGGGGTGGTACTTGCAACTAGTGAATTTAAGCATGAGCTGGAAAGCACCTTAGACCCTTTTAAAGGCCTGCTTTTAGGATTATTCTTTATGGCCGTAGGCGCTTCCATCAATTTTAGAGTAATTGCAGAAGAACCATTATTAATTGCTGCGTTGGTAATCGGGGTAATAGTAGTAAAGGCAAGCATTCTATATATTGTTGGCTTAATATTTAAATTGAAATTAGACCAAAGATTATTACTAACTGTAGGATTGGCGCAAATTGGAGAATTTGCTTTTGTGTTGATATCCTTTGCGTTTCAGCTTAATATTTTTAACCAAGATCAAATGGATATTTTATTAGTAGTTACGGCGCTTACCATGACACTTACACCTATTCTTTGGATTATTAATGAACGATTAGTGCTCCCTAAAATTGGAACCATAGAATCTATTAAGAGACCTATGGATTCTATAGAGCAGAAACATAAGGTAATTTTATTAGGCTTCGGACACTTTGGAAGTACCATAGGTAGGTTTCTTAGGGCACACGGAGTAAAAACTACGGTAATTGAGCAAAATTCTAACAGAGTAGATTTTCTAAGAAAAATGGGATTCGAGGTTTACTATGGAGATGTATCCAGATTAGATCTTCTAGAATCTGCAGGAATAGCAGAGGCAGATTTTCTTATTTCGGCTTTAGACAACCCAGATCTAACACCCGGTTTAATGAAAAAATTAAAGAGTAAATACCCAGATCTTAAACTCATGGTTCGCGCTAGAAATAGAGACGATGCATATAAGTTACATAATATAGGAATAGATGATATTTACAGAGAATCTCTAGACACCTCTGTAAAAATGGCTAGCGATCTTTTGTTCTATATGGGTTTTGATGCTGGTGCAACCAAAGAACAAGCAGATAAGTTTATAAAATTAGATACTGAAAGTCTTAAAAGACTAGCTGCTACCCCTAAAGACGACAAAAAATATATATTCCAAGCTAGAGAAGAGATCGCACAACAAGAAAAATTATTGGTAGAAGATCTTAAAA
- a CDS encoding DUF2461 domain-containing protein, with protein sequence MSFKDMFDFLNRLENNNHKEWMDEHRNEYHQIRDWYIEWLNKLDIKLSMVDSNYTHTTGKQAINRINNNLLFHPNKPVYKDHFGAALDKTKGLGDFYIHLGIHGSFVAGGIHNPKNDILKSIRGALDYDGEEFVKILNKPSFKRNFGAMMESDMLKTAPKGYSQDHRFIDLMRYKSFSIKYDLDPQEIMASNFQDKLIDIYQEMLPFRRYLNHALTV encoded by the coding sequence ATGAGTTTTAAAGATATGTTCGATTTTCTCAATCGATTAGAAAATAATAATCATAAAGAATGGATGGATGAGCATAGGAATGAATATCACCAGATTCGAGATTGGTATATAGAATGGCTTAATAAGCTAGATATTAAACTTTCTATGGTAGATTCAAATTATACACATACTACGGGGAAACAGGCAATTAATAGAATTAATAATAATCTGCTTTTTCATCCTAATAAACCGGTATACAAAGATCATTTTGGAGCTGCGTTAGATAAAACAAAAGGTTTGGGAGATTTTTATATTCACTTAGGTATTCATGGCAGTTTTGTTGCGGGTGGAATTCACAATCCTAAAAATGATATTTTAAAAAGTATAAGAGGAGCATTGGATTATGATGGTGAAGAATTTGTGAAGATCTTAAACAAACCTTCCTTTAAAAGGAACTTTGGCGCAATGATGGAAAGCGATATGCTTAAAACTGCTCCCAAAGGATATTCACAAGATCATAGATTCATAGATCTTATGAGATATAAAAGCTTTTCCATAAAATATGATTTGGATCCTCAGGAAATCATGGCATCTAACTTTCAAGATAAGCTTATTGATATATATCAAGAAATGCTCCCTTTTAGAAGATATCTGAATCATGCACTTACGGTTTAG
- a CDS encoding MBL fold metallo-hydrolase, which produces MKVEQIYTGCLAHAAYYIESNGEAAIFDPLREVEPYLERAKSDKAIIKYVFETHFHADFVSGHLDLQKKAGAEIVFGPGAAPAYKATIAKDGEIFSVGKYKVKVIHTPGHTMESTTYLLIDENDKEHGIITGDTLFIGDVGRPDLAQHVVSDLTEEKLAGHLFDSLRNKIMPLSDDLIVYPNHGAGSACGKMMSKETKDTLGNQKKFNYALRPDMTKEEFIKELLTGLTAPPVYFPQNVLLNIKGYESLDKVRERANIPLSTQDFEAVANESGALMLDTRDAEVFAKGFVPNSINIGLDGSFAQWVGELIPDVKQQILLITDPGNQEETITRLSRVGYDNTIGFLKGGFDEWKKDGKPVNSVNRIDATEFAELNKDNSVTFDVRKKSEFDSEHLLEAENIPLNEINKHLSEIPKDKKVYLHCAGGYRSMIASSILKQRGWDNITDIRGGFKALAETKIPKSKYVCPSTLL; this is translated from the coding sequence ATGAAAGTAGAACAGATTTACACAGGATGTTTAGCGCATGCAGCATATTATATTGAAAGTAATGGTGAGGCTGCTATTTTCGATCCTTTAAGAGAAGTAGAACCTTATTTAGAGCGAGCTAAAAGTGATAAGGCAATAATAAAGTATGTTTTTGAAACCCATTTTCATGCAGATTTTGTAAGTGGGCATTTAGATTTACAGAAAAAAGCAGGAGCAGAGATCGTATTTGGTCCCGGTGCTGCTCCTGCTTATAAAGCAACTATTGCAAAGGATGGAGAAATTTTCTCGGTTGGAAAGTACAAGGTAAAAGTTATTCATACTCCCGGACATACCATGGAGAGTACCACTTATTTGCTTATAGACGAAAATGATAAAGAACATGGAATTATAACCGGAGATACTTTGTTTATAGGAGATGTAGGTAGGCCAGATCTTGCTCAACATGTTGTTTCAGATCTTACGGAGGAGAAGTTAGCCGGACATCTCTTTGATTCTTTACGTAATAAGATCATGCCTTTAAGCGATGATCTTATAGTTTATCCAAATCATGGTGCGGGTTCTGCTTGTGGTAAAATGATGAGTAAAGAGACTAAAGACACTTTAGGGAACCAAAAGAAATTTAATTACGCATTACGCCCAGATATGACTAAGGAGGAATTTATTAAAGAGCTTCTTACCGGTCTTACAGCACCTCCCGTATATTTTCCTCAAAATGTTCTCTTGAATATTAAAGGATATGAAAGTCTAGACAAAGTTAGAGAGCGTGCTAACATTCCATTATCCACACAAGATTTTGAAGCCGTAGCTAATGAATCTGGTGCGCTAATGTTGGATACAAGAGATGCTGAGGTTTTTGCTAAAGGATTTGTGCCGAATAGTATTAATATTGGACTAGATGGAAGTTTTGCACAATGGGTGGGAGAATTGATACCAGATGTAAAACAGCAAATTTTACTTATTACAGATCCGGGAAATCAGGAGGAAACCATAACAAGATTATCTCGTGTAGGGTATGATAATACTATTGGCTTTCTAAAAGGAGGGTTTGATGAATGGAAAAAGGATGGGAAACCTGTTAATTCTGTAAACCGTATAGATGCAACAGAATTTGCGGAACTAAATAAAGATAACTCGGTGACCTTTGATGTTCGTAAAAAGAGCGAATTCGATTCTGAACATCTCTTGGAGGCAGAGAATATTCCTCTAAATGAGATAAATAAGCATCTCTCAGAAATTCCAAAGGATAAGAAAGTTTATTTACATTGTGCCGGTGGATATAGAAGTATGATCGCATCCTCTATATTAAAGCAAAGAGGATGGGATAATATTACCGACATTCGAGGAGGGTTTAAAGCACTTGCAGAAACCAAGATTCCAAAATCTAAATATGTATGTCCTTCAACCTTATTATAA
- a CDS encoding YpdA family putative bacillithiol disulfide reductase gives MQIQTKEYEIIIIGGGPIGIACALEAEKNGLSYLIIEKGCLVNSLYHYPTNMSFFSSSEKLELDNIPFISTNAKPKRAEALEYYRRIVSNNSLNIHLFETVIAVDSKNEDAHVVKTSKNAYTAKNVVVATGFYDIPNYLNIPGENLPKVNHYYNDPHYFATQKTIVVGASNSAVDAALEIYRKGGDVTMIVRKEEIGNRVKYWVRPDIINRIEEGSIKAYFNSSLSDIKENEVIISTEDGDVTIENDFVLLLTGYRPNFKFLKDIGIDLSDDGRKIPEYDENTMETNVPGIYLAGVICGGMETHKWFIENSRIHAKMILDNIVKSN, from the coding sequence TTGCAAATTCAAACTAAAGAGTACGAAATAATAATTATTGGTGGTGGTCCTATAGGAATTGCCTGCGCCTTAGAGGCAGAAAAAAATGGACTTTCCTATCTTATTATCGAGAAAGGATGTCTTGTAAATTCTCTCTACCACTACCCTACAAATATGTCTTTCTTTTCTTCTTCAGAAAAGTTAGAGTTAGACAATATCCCATTTATTAGTACCAATGCTAAACCTAAAAGGGCAGAAGCCTTAGAATATTACCGAAGAATTGTCTCTAATAATTCTCTTAATATTCATCTTTTTGAGACGGTTATAGCTGTAGATTCAAAAAATGAAGATGCCCATGTTGTTAAAACAAGTAAAAATGCCTATACCGCTAAGAATGTGGTGGTGGCAACTGGTTTTTATGACATTCCAAATTATTTGAACATTCCGGGAGAAAATCTACCAAAAGTAAATCACTATTACAACGATCCGCATTATTTTGCTACTCAAAAAACAATAGTTGTTGGAGCTAGCAACTCTGCTGTAGATGCTGCTTTAGAGATTTATAGAAAAGGCGGAGATGTTACTATGATAGTGAGAAAAGAAGAAATTGGTAACCGCGTTAAATATTGGGTTAGACCCGATATTATAAATAGGATCGAAGAAGGAAGTATTAAAGCTTATTTTAATTCATCGCTTTCAGATATTAAAGAAAATGAAGTAATTATATCTACGGAAGATGGGGATGTAACTATAGAAAATGACTTTGTGCTTTTACTAACCGGATATAGACCGAATTTCAAATTTTTGAAAGATATTGGTATAGATCTATCAGATGATGGGCGGAAAATTCCGGAATATGATGAGAATACTATGGAAACTAATGTTCCTGGTATTTATCTTGCCGGAGTTATTTGTGGCGGTATGGAAACTCACAAATGGTTCATAGAAAATTCCAGAATTCATGCTAAGATGATCTTAGATAATATTGTTAAAAGCAACTAA
- the rpe gene encoding ribulose-phosphate 3-epimerase → MSTKLIAPSVLAADFGNLQRDLEMINNSEADWFHIDIMDGVFVPNISYGMPVLKAIAKHAKKTIDVHLMIVDPDRYIKEFAALGSDILTVHYEACTHLHRTIQAIKAEGMKAGVAINPHTNVDLLKDIIKDIDLVLVMSVNPGFGGQSFIENTYNKVKHLKQIIEEAGAQTLIEVDGGVTDKNAAGLTKAGADVLVAGSYVFKAEDQLETIKGLKEIANSN, encoded by the coding sequence ATGAGCACAAAATTAATTGCACCATCTGTCTTAGCTGCAGATTTTGGGAATCTGCAACGAGATCTAGAAATGATTAATAATAGTGAGGCAGATTGGTTTCACATAGATATCATGGATGGTGTTTTTGTCCCGAACATTTCTTACGGAATGCCTGTTCTAAAGGCTATTGCAAAACATGCTAAGAAAACCATCGATGTACATTTAATGATCGTAGATCCAGATAGATACATTAAAGAGTTTGCAGCGTTAGGGTCTGATATACTTACGGTTCATTATGAGGCCTGCACTCATCTACATAGAACTATTCAGGCAATAAAAGCTGAAGGCATGAAAGCTGGAGTAGCCATTAATCCTCATACCAATGTAGATCTTTTGAAAGATATTATAAAAGATATCGACTTAGTTCTTGTAATGAGCGTTAACCCGGGGTTTGGTGGTCAGAGTTTTATTGAAAATACTTATAATAAGGTAAAACACTTAAAGCAAATCATAGAAGAAGCGGGCGCGCAAACACTTATTGAAGTTGATGGGGGTGTTACAGACAAAAATGCAGCTGGACTTACAAAAGCTGGTGCAGATGTATTAGTAGCAGGAAGCTATGTTTTTAAGGCGGAAGATCAACTTGAAACTATTAAAGGACTTAAAGAAATTGCAAATTCAAACTAA
- a CDS encoding BLUF domain-containing protein yields the protein MNYAISYVSTADINLTSEQIDEVLSWSENWNNTHHIKGLLLYSDGNFLQVIEGNKEIILKLFEGIKKDPRHHNIIKIFGKEIAAGSFDDYKSDFLSEHRKYDEETLSRYLNNIQTLDQGSQKVVQTMLNAFVN from the coding sequence ATGAATTACGCAATAAGTTATGTTAGCACTGCAGACATTAACCTAACTTCGGAACAAATAGATGAGGTACTTAGTTGGAGTGAAAACTGGAATAATACACATCACATAAAAGGCTTATTATTATATTCTGATGGAAATTTTCTACAAGTAATAGAGGGTAATAAAGAAATAATCTTAAAATTATTTGAGGGAATTAAAAAAGACCCACGGCATCATAATATTATAAAGATCTTTGGAAAAGAGATAGCCGCAGGGAGTTTTGATGATTATAAAAGTGATTTTTTATCTGAACATCGAAAGTACGATGAAGAGACTTTAAGCAGGTATTTAAATAATATTCAAACTTTAGATCAAGGTTCGCAAAAAGTTGTTCAAACCATGCTCAACGCCTTTGTAAATTAA
- a CDS encoding RNA polymerase sigma factor RpoD/SigA, which translates to MRQLKITKQVTNRETASLDKYLQEIGKVDLITADEEVELAQRIKAGDDRALEKLTKANLRFVVSVAKQYQNQGLTLPDLINEGNLGLIKAAKRFDETRGFKFISYAVWWIRQSILQALAEQSRIVRLPLNKIGSINKINKTFAFLEQSHERPPSAEEIAKELDMTINDVKESMKNSGRHVSMDAPLVEGEDSNLYDVLRSGESPNPDRELLHESLRTEIERALETLTPREADVIRLYFGLGDQHPMTLEEIGETFDLTRERVRQIKEKAIRRLKHTSRSKILKTYLG; encoded by the coding sequence ATGAGACAACTTAAGATTACGAAGCAGGTTACCAACCGTGAGACTGCTTCGCTAGATAAGTATTTGCAAGAAATTGGTAAAGTTGACCTGATTACTGCCGATGAAGAGGTAGAATTAGCGCAACGAATTAAAGCGGGTGATGACCGAGCTTTGGAGAAACTCACAAAGGCGAATTTACGTTTTGTGGTATCTGTAGCTAAACAATATCAAAATCAGGGATTAACTCTTCCCGATCTAATTAACGAAGGTAACTTAGGTTTGATCAAAGCAGCAAAACGTTTTGATGAAACTCGTGGTTTCAAATTTATATCTTACGCTGTATGGTGGATCCGTCAGTCTATTTTGCAAGCTTTGGCTGAGCAATCTAGAATTGTACGTTTACCGCTTAACAAAATTGGATCTATTAACAAGATCAATAAAACTTTTGCTTTCTTGGAACAATCTCACGAGCGTCCACCAAGTGCAGAAGAAATTGCAAAGGAACTAGATATGACCATTAATGACGTAAAAGAGTCTATGAAGAACTCTGGACGTCACGTATCTATGGATGCTCCTTTAGTAGAAGGGGAAGATTCTAACCTTTACGATGTATTACGTTCTGGAGAATCTCCAAACCCAGACAGAGAATTATTACACGAATCTTTACGTACAGAGATTGAACGTGCTCTTGAAACTTTAACTCCACGTGAGGCCGATGTGATTCGTCTTTACTTTGGATTGGGAGATCAACACCCAATGACCTTGGAAGAAATTGGTGAAACTTTTGACCTTACCAGAGAGCGTGTAAGACAAATTAAAGAGAAAGCGATTAGAAGATTAAAACATACTTCTAGAAGTAAAATATTAAAAACATATTTGGGATAA